The DNA segment TCGATATCGCCGATCGTCACCGGCCCGGTCTGGCGGCAGGAGATGGAGTTGTTCGACGGATCCTCGAACCAGTTGCCATTCTTCAAGCGGTCAACCACGCTGCGGTCGAAATAGGTCACATGGCAGGTGACGCCCGAAATCTTGGGATCGCTGACGGCATCGATGGTGATGTCGTTGCCAAGCCAGTCCACGCCGACTTCGCCGACGGTTTCGGCCTGCGCGGAAAATCCGGCAAGGCTCGTCGCAAGAAGCGCGCAGGCGCTGATAAAACGGATGGGAAGCGGCATTGTGGGTTCTCCGGATGCAATGCCACAGACATAGGATCGGCGGCGGGTAATGCAAGCGGCGGGGCAAGCGGCGGGCGCGGCGTTTATCCCGTGCCCAAAGTGAACTTTTTTCGCCGCTCAGAATCCCAAGCGTCCATACTGTCGTGGTCTCCAGCGGAAATTAAAACCGCTTG comes from the Pararhizobium qamdonense genome and includes:
- a CDS encoding CreA family protein, yielding MPLPIRFISACALLATSLAGFSAQAETVGEVGVDWLGNDITIDAVSDPKISGVTCHVTYFDRSVVDRLKNGNWFEDPSNNSISCRQTGPVTIGDIELDKGGEEVFREGLSLVWKKLVVTRIYDKKNNTLIYLAHSRELTDGSAKMSISTIPLFEQPVTWEKGAPK